In Candidatus Neptunochlamydia vexilliferae, the sequence TTCTTGACTTAGCTATGGAAATTAGGGATACTCCGACGCCCATAAGACAAACAATTTTTAAAAGGTAGGGTATATGGAAAACTTTGAAAAGAGTTCAGATCCTTCTCCCTTAAATATCAAGGAAATGCAGGAGTATTCCCGTCGATTTATCGAGGATAGGGACTGGACAGAGTTCCATACTCCCAAGAATATCGCAATGGGCATTTCGGTTGAAGCTGCCGAACTCTTAGAAATCTTCCAATGGCTCACCCCCGAGCAATCCTTTCAAATAAAATCTAACTCAGGCGAGTTACAGCGAGTTTCTGATGAGGTCGGTGATATTCTTCATCTACTCATTAGGCTCTCTTCTTTGTTAAATATTGATCTAAAACAAGCTTTCTGGGAAAAAATCAAAAAAACTGAAAAAAAATACCCAATCAGTCTATCAAAAGGGAAAACTGCAAAGTACTCAAGGTTATCGCATGACTAGACTTCTTGATTGCCCTAAAGAGCATTTTCTTAAGGTAAGCAAAGAACTCCCCTCTTTCAAACGAGTAAAGCATTACTTCAAAACTCTGATTCAAGCTATCTATGGCAATCAAGATAAAGCAATAAAAAAGATTGCAGCAGGAAAAGACAGAGCCTGTGAACTCTTTGAGTCTGAAGAAGGTCATGATGTTGGTCTTATTGTCTTTAAAACCCATCTTACCAAAGAGTTCTCTCCTCTTGGATTTGAAGACTCTTTTGAGATAAAAACCCTATTTGTTATCGATCCCAAGAAAAATGCGGGTAAAAAAATTGCCACACATCTACTCAATCGACTCGCAAAGCACGCTACCGAGCTAAAAGCCAAAAACGTGTTTGTGAGTGTTTCGACCATAAAGCCTGAGTCCCTTGCGTTCTTTCTCAATCATGGATTTCGAACCAAAAAAATCAAAAAAAATGCCTATATCACAGGATCCAACGAATATTATTTATTCCACAATTCTCCAGAAAAACTTCTTGCAAGAACAACCTTAGTCCTTTTAGCTCCCAAAAAGCAATTCTCTAAACTTTATCTAGATGAAGAATCTCATCCACAACTCGAGTTTAGCACCATAGAGTGGAAAGCTCTAAGCCTTTACTTAGCAGGAAAAAACCTCAACATGGTTATTAATGGATTGGAAGACTACTTTGGAACCACGGCTTCAACCTCAATGGTCCACAAAGTCCTTTCAAAGCTAAAGCAATCAAATTTAAAGTGGCATGCTCCAAAACTAGTCTCAACATACACCATTATATTCATCAATACTCTATATAGAGATGAAGACAAAACCGAAGCTATTGGAGAGTTAATCATTGGTCTAACACCAAGCGGAAAAAGGCATGTGCTCGGATGTACTCCACCTGGGCCTCTTCCTCAAAGTTATTGGATTGGAATATTTTCAGAGCTAAAAGCAAGAGGGCTGAAAAAAGTAGACATTATTTCCTTTCAAAAGCACCAACATCTCCCCCTTTCTCTGAATAAGTTTTACAAAAATATGAAAATTATAAACACAGACAGCCTTAAGGCGTGGTTTATCGATAATCTTTCTCCCCAAAATATTGGTCAACAGCTCCTCGAAGAAGCACTTGAGATTCAGGCCAATACAATTCTAATTGAAGAGCAAGCAGAAATCAGAGCCTAGCCTACTTCTCAATCGCTTCTACACTTATATAATGGATACCAATTGCAAGCGTTCCATAAATCTTTTCTCCCTCAGAGTATCCAGGAAAGCTCCGATAGATCTCATCTCCCTTAGTTACCATTTCA encodes:
- a CDS encoding nucleotide pyrophosphohydrolase, which codes for MENFEKSSDPSPLNIKEMQEYSRRFIEDRDWTEFHTPKNIAMGISVEAAELLEIFQWLTPEQSFQIKSNSGELQRVSDEVGDILHLLIRLSSLLNIDLKQAFWEKIKKTEKKYPISLSKGKTAKYSRLSHD
- a CDS encoding transposase → MTRLLDCPKEHFLKVSKELPSFKRVKHYFKTLIQAIYGNQDKAIKKIAAGKDRACELFESEEGHDVGLIVFKTHLTKEFSPLGFEDSFEIKTLFVIDPKKNAGKKIATHLLNRLAKHATELKAKNVFVSVSTIKPESLAFFLNHGFRTKKIKKNAYITGSNEYYLFHNSPEKLLARTTLVLLAPKKQFSKLYLDEESHPQLEFSTIEWKALSLYLAGKNLNMVINGLEDYFGTTASTSMVHKVLSKLKQSNLKWHAPKLVSTYTIIFINTLYRDEDKTEAIGELIIGLTPSGKRHVLGCTPPGPLPQSYWIGIFSELKARGLKKVDIISFQKHQHLPLSLNKFYKNMKIINTDSLKAWFIDNLSPQNIGQQLLEEALEIQANTILIEEQAEIRA